Proteins encoded in a region of the Mercenaria mercenaria strain notata chromosome 1, MADL_Memer_1, whole genome shotgun sequence genome:
- the LOC123563698 gene encoding paternally-expressed gene 3 protein-like: MTKHIVPKSSVEHTVIESPADHTLLECSVEHTVQESPAKLTVVTSEAYRTQVCNILEPPANHTLLDFRAVHNVSESPSKHTVLESPAEHNILESPAKYTVLESPAEQTVLESPVEHNILESPAKYTVLESPAEHTVLESPAEHTVLESPAEHTGLESPAEYTVLESPVKHNILESPAKYAVLESPAKYTVLESPAEHTVLESPAEHTVLESPAEHNILESPAKYTVLESPAKHTVLESPAEHNILESPAKYTVLESPAEHTVLESPAEHTVLESPVEHNILESPAKYTVLESPAEHTVLESPAEHTVLESPAKYNILECLAGHTVLESPAKHTVLESPAEHTGLESPAEYTVLESPAEHNILESPAKYTVLESPAEHTVLESPSEHNILESPAKYTVLESPAEHTVLESPAEHTVLESPVEHNILESPAKYAVLESPAKYTVLESPAEHTVLESPAEHTVLESPAEHNILESPAKYTVLESPAEHTVLKSPAEHNILESPAKYTVLESPAEYTVLESPAEHTVLESPVEHNILESPAKYTLLESPAEHTVLESPAEHTVLESPAEHTVLESPAEHTVLESPAEHTVLESPAEYTVLESSAEHNILESPAKYTVLESPAEHTVLESPAEHNILESPAEHTVLESPAEHTVLESPVEHNILESPAEYAVLESPAKHTVLESPAEHNILEFPAEHIMLECPAKHNILECPGKQNILESPAKHNILECQAKHTVQESQTEQTELESPSKHTILLESQAEHTVLESQAKHTVLESQVEHTVLKSRAKHTVLESQVEHAVLESQAEHTVLESRAKHSLLESQAEHTVLKFPANHAVLESRAVHNISESPAYTEAYTTRVSSGAYSARVSSGA; encoded by the exons ATGACGAAGCATATTGTACCAAAGTCTTCAGTCGAGCATACTGTCATAGAGTCTCCAGCAGATCATACTTTACTAGAATGTTCAGTGGAGCATACTGTACAAGAGTCTCCAGCAAAACTTACAGT AGTCACCAGTGAAGCATACAGAACTCAAGTCTGTAATATTCTAGAGCCTCCAGCGAATCATACTTTACTAGACTTTAGAGCAGTGCATAATGTTTCAGAGTCACCATCGAAGCATACAGTGCTAGAGTCTCCAGCGGAGCATAATATACTAGAGTCCCCAGCGAAGTATACTGTATTAGAGTCTCCAGCGGAGCAAACTGTACTAGAGTCTCCAGTGGAGCATAATATACTAGAGTCCCCAGCGAAGTATACTGTATTAGAGTCTCCAGCGGAGCATACTGTACTAGAGTCTCCAGCGGAGCATACTGTATTAGAGTCTCCAGCGGAGCATACTGGACTAGAGTCTCCAGCGGAGTATACTGTACTAGAGTCTCCAGTGAAGCATAATATACTAGAGTCCCCAGCGAAGTATGCTGTATTAGAGTCCCCCGCGAAGTATACTGTATTAGAGTCTCCAGCGGAGCATACTGTACTAGAGTCTCCAGCGGAGCATACTGTACTAGAGTCTCCAGCGGAGCATAATATACTAGAGTCCCCAGCGAAGTATACTGTATTAGAGTCTCCAGCGAAGCATACTGTACTAGAGTCTCCAGCGGAGCATAATATACTAGAGTCCCCAGCGAAGTATACTGTATTAGAGTCTCCAGCGGAGCATACTGTATTAGAGTCTCCAGCGGAGCATACTGTACTAGAGTCTCCGGTGGAGCATAATATACTAGAGTCCCCAGCGAAGTATACTGTATTAGAGTCTCCAGCGGAGCATACTGTATTAGAGTCTCCGGCGGAGCATACTGTACTAGAGTCTCCAGCGAAGTATAATATACTAGAGTGTCTAGCGGGGCATACTGTACTAGAGTCTCCAGCGAAGCATACTGTATTAGAGTCTCCAGCGGAGCATACTGGACTAGAGTCTCCAGCGGAGTATACTGTACTAGAGTCTCCAGCGGAGCATAATATACTAGAGTCCCCGGCGAAGTATACTGTATTAGAGTCTCCAGCGGAGCATACTGTACTAGAGTCTCCATCGGAGCATAATATACTAGAGTCCCCAGCGAAGTATACTGTATTAGAGTCTCCAGCGGAGCATACTGTATTAGAGTCTCCAGCGGAGCATACTGTACTAGAGTCTCCAGTGGAGCATAATATACTAGAGTCCCCAGCGAAGTATGCTGTATTAGAGTCCCCCGCGAAGTATACTGTATTAGAGTCTCCAGCGGAGCATACTGTACTAGAGTCTCCAGCGGAGCATACTGTACTAGAGTCTCCAGCGGAGCATAATATACTAGAGTCCCCGGCGAAGTATACTGTATTAGAGTCTCCAGCGGAGCATACTGTACTAAAGTCTCCAGCGGAGCATAATATACTAGAGTCCCCAGCGAAGTATACTGTATTAGAGTCTCCAGCGGAGTATACTGTATTAGAGTCTCCAGCGGAGCATACTGTACTAGAGTCTCCAGTGGAGCATAATATACTAGAGTCCCCAGCGAAGTATACTTTATTAGAGTCTCCAGCGGAGCATACTGTATTAGAGTCTCCGGCGGAGCATACTGTACTAGAGTCTCCAGCGGAGCATACTGTATTAGAGTCTCCAGCGGAGCATACTGTATTAGAGTCTCCAGCGGAGCATACTGTACTAGAGTCTCCAGCGGAGTATACTGTACTAGAGTCTTCAGCGGAGCATAATATACTAGAGTCCCCAGCGAAGTATACTGTATTAGAGTCTCCAGCGGAGCATACTGTACTAGAGTCTCCGGCGGAGCATAATATACTAGAGTCCCCAGCGGAGCATACTGTATTAGAGTCTCCAGCGGAGCATACTGTACTAGAGTCTCCAGTGGAGCATAATATACTAGAGTCCCCAGCGGAGTATGCTGTATTAGAGTCTCCAGCGAAGCATACTGTACTAGAGTCTCCAGCGGAGCATAATATACTAGAGTTTCCTGCTGAGCATATTATGCTAGAGTGTCCAGCGAAGCATAATATACTAGAGTGTCCAGGGAAGCAAAATATACTAGAGTCTCCAGCGAAACATAATATACTAGAGTGTCAAGCGAAGCATACAGTTCAAGAGTCTCAAACGGAGCAAACTGAACTAGAGTCTCCATCGAAGCATACTATACTACTAGAGTCTCAAGCGGAACATACAGTACTAGAGTCTCAAGCAAAGCATACAGTACTAGAGTCTCAAGTGGAGCATACTGTACTAAAGTCTCGAGCAAAGCATACAGTACTGGAGTCTCAAGTGGAGCATGCAGTACTAGAGTCTCAAGCGGAGCATACTGTACTAGAGTCTCGAGCGAAGCATTCATTACTAGAGTCGCAAGCGGAGCATACTGTACTAAAGTTTCCAGCGAATCATGCTGTACTAGAGTCTCGAGCAGTGCATAATATTTCAGAGTCTCCGGCATACACCGAAGCATACACTACTAGAGTCTCAAGCGGAGCATACAGTGCTAGAGTCTCAAGCGGAGCATAA